The Aethina tumida isolate Nest 87 chromosome 5, icAetTumi1.1, whole genome shotgun sequence genomic sequence ATCTAATCattttatcacaaattttaattgcttcaACCTGGAATTATTTTCGAATCACATACATTTAAAGAAGCgaaacaaatagaaaaacaatataaatgcgcacaattttttaattaaactttatgagAGAAATTACATTTCTGTCTTTTTCAAAGATTAACGAAGTGTTTGTTTCCTTAAAATCTCTAgattatctaataaatctttttttaaaaaattgtcaatgtacaaagaaatttattgcACATTTTGATAAATCCATTCAGTCTAATTCAGTTTGATGTTTCATTTGCATGTTTCCGCGGAAACAGTGAAAGGCCACGATTCAAGAATCATTTAGAATTGTACGAGCAACAAAAACGTTGCCAAAAAAATGgagttaaaaattgtatttgttacCCTTCCACGTTCAGAAGTTTTAAGGCACAACTACATTTTGTATATTCACACATGAGATTCAAGTGGAACCTTAAAAACGGATTCTGGGAAGCTCTGAGGCCGGGCTCCGATAAAATGCTGTCTTAGGGCCACCACCATATCTTCCGGACCGACCAGGTTTATCTCCAAGCATAGACGCTCCCTTCTTGTGGAACTCAAGTCCGGGGAACTCGTCCGCAAGTTTTTGTCCTTGTTTTCTTTGGGTGAGGTGTCTTCCTGGCTTTTGTTGTCCAGATAGGTGACTTTGTCGGGGTCTTTAGTACCGCCCACCGTGTGCCGCCGCTTTATCGATCTGTCCGGCATTCCGTTTTTCCGCTTTAGTTTGGTGTTCTCTTTGGACCTTCTGCCCGAAGTGGACAGTTCACGCCTTTTGTTGTTATTGCTCTCGGTTTTCTCGTTCTTGGTCAAACTGTCCGAGCGTTTGAGTTTGTCGCCGGTCTTGTTGAGACTTTCAGACCTCTTCAGTTTGATGGTCTGCGGCGAGACCGTCCTCTCGGGCTTGTTCAACGATTCCGAACGACGCAATTTAGAACCGTTTGAATTCAGTTTGTTAGTGTTGGGGGCTAGTGTTAGTTTGTTATGAGTTGATATGTTTCGCTCATTGTCAGGTACGTTGTCCGCGGTCATGGTGTCTTCATCCTTTTCGGCGTCCCTTTTGGACTCCTTGTATTTGATCTCCTTCAGCTTGAAGCCGGTGGGCACGTATTGGGTCTTGTGCAGGCTGGGATTCTTGTACAGATCGTTCGATCCGGGAATGTTTTCCTTGTCTGACTGGGCGCCCTCTTGAGGCGGCTGTTGCTTGTCTGGTGACTCGTCCACGAACGGCAAGTCTTCGCCAGACAGCAGGTTGTGCTTCTGCTTGATTTGATCGTACGCTTTTGTCAAATCTTTCATCAGGTCGGAAACTGCAAAAAATGTcaagatttaatatatttccagAAGTAGTGTAAATTGTTGATGAcacttttaaaagaaaatgtaataatttctaaCCAAATCccagtttttcttttgtttatattattttaatctgtttcTTAAGTAATGGgtattatttaagaattgtCCTATATTTGAGAAAGTGAAAACATGTTAATATCACACaaaaagcaaaataatatcaaaataacaatatttgatgaataaaactgtatttagttttaaaataaaatatgttattttaattgaattatttatctgaaaaactgaatatttcatttagtCTTAGTTAGCACAAATGAATactgttaaaaaaatcagaGCATGTTTTAATAGCTGTGCATTTTCACAGAAACATCTAATCCATACACCATGCAGAAATACCAcagaaattacaattaaattataatttctgtgTCACTTCTATGTATGTGGTGGTGCATGGGAGAACCAAGCGTAAGTACGAGCGACTGCATGAAGCGATTCATTAAAACTGCCTGCACAGCCTCTCTACCTCTAATTTAAAGTCTGTTGTACAATTGGCGGGTTCTAGGGGGTCGCTGGGGTGCCATTTGAGGGGGTCGCACCGACCTCCAACCCCTTATAGGAGGCAACGGAGTTCCTAAcggagttaaaaaaataactgtgtATTTACATCTAATCCGTGACTAATTTAGTCATTCTACTAAAGCCTATTTAGgggagttttaatttataataatttaatttacctcCGTCCGACTGTTTGTTTAATGATTCCAACGAGCCCGACCGCTGACTTAAGTCACtctgaaaataaaactagtttagtttattttgtacaaGGATTGAATGTTGTATGACTTACCTCCTTCTCGTATTTCACTTTCTTCAAACCACCGTTGGCGTTCAGATCCAGCGAACTGGAGTTGATATTCTCCACTGAACTACCCCTCCGTAGCACGGTCCTATTCCCCCGCCTATCACTAATATCACTGGGGTGATCGGCACCCGATTTGTCCGTCGCATAAGACTGTTTACTTAAACTCAAACTGCCCAGGATTGGGGAGTATTGCACCGGGTACCCGCCCTCCATGGAACCGAGACTGTTGCGGCTGTGATCCGTTGTGTTGGACAGACGAGCGTACACGTTAGAAGCACTATGTGTCTTCATCATTTCAGCGGGTTTGAGGGATAGCCTGGCGTTCTGCTGGTTCACGTTACCGGCTGAAGAGCTCAAGCCTGTGTTTCCACGTCCATCCActgtaaaattgatttattaacacTGTGTTTCAACAAAAGATTGTAAATGAACTTACCAAAATCGTTTGGTGGCCACCGCGACTTTTGGATGTCCTCTTGGGTTTCTCTGTTGAACTTCTCGAGCCTCCGTTTCAGTTTTTCACTGCTGTTTTCCATTTCGCGCTCAGCGTTGCTGGCGGGTACATAAACTACTTTACTATCTGTGGTTGTACTCTGAAAGATAAAGtgtgttaataatattccTAAGTCTTCAAACGATAAGTTACTTACTTCCTTGAGATCAGATAATGAGGAGAGCTGGGATGAGAATGACTTAGGACTGGTTGGTGTAGTAACTTCTTCCTTAGACTGTGAGGAGTTAGCCTGTTTAGGTGTTTTCTTAATGCGCTGCGCAGCCGACATCACAAGGGAATGTAGTAGTTTCCTGTCCTTTCCCTCCTTTCCAATAGCTATAAAGAAATAGGTCAATGACTtacaattacatataaaattgacaTTCAGTACAACGTACCTTCAtacttatttatgttatttagcAACAAAGCGTGGTTGCCCTGCTCAATGTATTCGTTCTCCTCAGGTCTCACCAGAGGGGGTATTTGCAGAGGTTCTGGCGGATCATTGTCGGAGAAGAAGTACTCCGCGCCGTTCAACAAGATCTCGACGATCTTACACTGATTGGTCATGTTGTTCACCATGCTCTCCATGTTGTCGCTCTCGCTGCGCACGATGGTGGGACCGAACACAATGGCCAAATTTTTGGCTTCCATTTTGTTGATCTCGCTTTTCTCCACCACTCGACTCAGATGCAACACGATGTGTTTGAGAGTTTCGTAGTTGTGCGGCGGCAGACTTTTCACCAACCTCTTCAGCTCCTTAAGACGTTCGGTCGGGTCCTCGATTTTGGCGGCGTTAATGAAGCAGGGGTACAGCTTCACGGTTATCAAGGAGTCGGGCATTTTTCTGAAGTACGACTTAAGTATGCTGCTGACCACGTTGACGTCGTTCCACTTTTGGTCGTCCATCGGTACGTCTTCGTAGTTCTTGTTGATTTCGTCCGTGAGAGCGGTAATGGAGGCGTTGTTGCCCGGCACTCTGTAAATGCCCACGATTTGCAGTCCTTTCTCTTCCACTATGGAGGTGCACACGTCCACCACTTTGGGGACGAACGGGTTGTTGGTGGAGGGCAAACACTGCTCGATCGGTATGCCGAAGGTGGAAACTTCGGGGGCAGTTGGCGAGCTTGGGCTGGTGCCACCCTGAATCTTCTTGTGCAGCTGTTTGTACATGCGGCCGGCCCAATTTTTGGACTTGGGACTGGTCGTCGGGTCCTGGGTGTGTGATGGTTTGCGGGTCTTGCTGACCGGCGATTGGCCGGTGGGCGAGCGATTTCTGGCCGCGGAATTCTTGCCTTTGCCCAACTGGGGTGATAAGTGGCTGCCTTGCACCTGAATGGTGGTGGAGGCTGGTATGGTTTGCGGCACCGCCTGTTGCGTACTGTTAAGGTGGTCCTAGAATGAACTTTATTAGTACTCGGGTGAGAATTAAAGTTGTCTACTTGTACTTGTCTGGCTTCTGCTTCGGTGGTGGTTGCTACCTGCTCCTGGAGCACCTTGACCCACTCGCCCAGGGTGAGGTCGTCGGTCTGCAGAAGGAACTCCGACCTGCAGGGCTTCACGGAGGAGACGCGCAACACGTTCTTCCTCTTCGTGTAGTCTTCGGCGACGCGCACCACGCTCGTCCTCATGTCGACGCCGTCCGCCAGAGAATGGTCCACCACGTCCGTGCTTCCGACTGGActctaaaaaaacaaataacacACACGTGTCGTTATTCGTGCGTCAGTAGGAGAGTTTTGTGTTCGGATGTAAAGACCGATCATCGAGTGCCTGGATCGCACAACGACGAGATGTGAATGTTAATCAGTCATTGACGATTCCCATTTACAACAGGTAGAAAATTGCGTAACATCCATCGCGTCGTATGCCAAACGGCGACGCGCAAAACGCAACATTTATTCTAGAGATGCAATTACAGCCAAGGCCGTTGGCCCATCGCGTTTTGCGTGCGGGTGATGTTGCACATTCTTCCACCGTAATATTCACCATGCCACCACTCGAGATGGGACAGATCCATCTCGGTGTGTTCGCATCGAGTGGATATTGACAGCGATAAAAATACGGTTTTTTACATTGCAGTCGCCGCACTCTCGCGCCACCGGTCTATATTTAGAGCGAACCAGTTGCTAAAGCAAACACGACAACAAAACCGCCAATAGAAAtagtattgaatattaatgagCCGGAGATCATTTGCGCCCGCGGTGGTTCAGCCAAAGACCGATGTTGAACGGATGTGTCTGAGTTGTGGAAAAAATTGCTAAATTACCTCCAGCTAATTCTGTACACCGGGAATCGTACCACATAAAACTGATTAAAGAAATGAAGTTGCATGAAATTATCGATGGTTGTTTAAGTAAGCAAATAATCGGTTTGATCACCTTTCACGATCGCAGATTCCATGATAACAATATTTGACGGACCGACGGATTACAATAAAACTATCTATACAGGGGGATTCacctaacttatttattagtttaaggAGAGCggaaaaaaatgttgatttcaAATTCTTATAGCAATAATGACTTGATGTTAactgtttttctattttattttatacaaaatttcattttcaattttgccGAGGGTGTGATGTGCCATCTGATGtctgaaattattttgctGACGTTGGAATTAATGTTATGACCTGGCCAACTTGCAGTCCAGGTCTTAACCCAATAGAACTAGCTGGGACATTCTTGGGAGACGTTTAACTGTCTGTCCGAATAACTTAGAAGACTCAAAATTTGGAAGAATTTggatcaaaatgaaattcgagtctagattttgagtatgaacagaagatGCGAGACTGTCATTCGTAATAGAAGTGGAAACAccccaatttttattttttataaacaatattttttaaggttttttgtaacaattataaataaaaacttatttttaaataaatgtacaaagagtgtggtgttccattgaaaataccAAAGttatccatattttaaaatgcataaaataaaacgtaaataacgaatATCCTGTGTAAAATTTGAGAGTACTTTAATGGTTGCTTATACGATGtgccaaaaataaatgttccaGCTTCAAAGATTCAAAATTTAGGAGAATTTggatcaaaatgaaattcgaaccTAGAttgagtatgaacagaagatgtgagACTGTCATTCGTAACAGAAGTGGAAACACCCCatgttaagttaaaatttttattttttataaacaatattttttaaggttttttgtaacaattataaataaaaacttatttttaaataaatgtacaaagagtgtggtgttccattgaaaataccAAAGTTATCCATATTTTAAgatgcataaaataaaacgtaaataacgaatATCCTGTGTAAAATTTGAGAGTACTATAATGGTTGCTTATACGATgtgctaaaaataaatgttccaGCTTCAAAGACTCAAAATTTAGGAGAATTTggatcaaaatgaaattcgaaccTAGAttgagtatgaacagaagatgtgagACTGTCATTCGTAACAGAAGTGGAAACACCCCatgttaagttaaaatttttattttttataaacaatattttttatggtttttgtaacaattataaataaaaacttatttttaaataaatgcacaAAGAGTgtggtgttccattgaaaataccAAAGTTATCCATATTTTAAgatgcataaaataaaacgtaaataacgaatATCCTGTGTAAAATTTGAGAGTACTATAATGGTTGCTTATACGATgtgctaaaaataaatgttccaGCTTCAAAGACTCAAAATTTAGGAGAATTTggatcaaaatgaaattcgaaccTAGAttgagtatgaacagaagatgtgagACTGTCATTCGTAACAGAAGTGGAAACACCCCatgttaagttaaaatttttattttttataaacaatattttttatggtttttgtaacaattataaataaaaacttatttttaaataaatgcacaAAGAGTgtggtgttccattgaaaataccAAAGTTATCCATATTTTAAgatgcataaaataaaacgtaaataacgaatATCCTGTGTAAAATTTGAGAGTACTATAATGGTTGCTTATACGATgtgctaaaaataaatgttccaGCTTCAAAGACTCAAAATTTAGGAGAATTTggatcaaaatgaaattcgaagCTAGAttgagtatgaacagaagatgtgagACTGTCATTCGTAACAGAAGTGGAAACACCCCatgttaagttaaaatttttattttttataaacaatattttttatggtttttgtaacaattataaataaaaacttatttttaaataaatgcacaAAGAGTgtggtgttccattgaaaataccAAAGTTATCCATATTTTAAgatgcataaaataaaacgtaaataacgaatATCCTGTGTAAAATTTGAGAGTACTATAATGGTTGCTTATACGATgtgctaaaaataaatgttccaGCTTCAAAGACTCAAAATTTAGGAGAATTTggatcaaaatgaaattcgaagCTAGAttgagtatgaacagaagatgtgagACTGTCATTCGTAACAGAAGTGGAAACACCCCatgttaagttaaaatttttattttttataaacaatattttttatggtttttgtaacaattataaataaaaacttatttttaaataaatgcacaAAGAGTGTGGTGTTCTATTGAAAATACCAAAGTTATCCATATTTTAAgatgcataaaataaaacgtaaataatGAACATCCTGTGTAAAATTTGAGAGTACTATAATGGTTCCTTATACGATGTGCCAAAAATAAAGGTCCCAGCTtcaaaattggtggctttacagacattttagttatacCATCTGgtgaaaatttttggaaaaaaaaaataataaatcaaacacTATTAGATTTAGGTATATGACATGGttagtcattttatttacagtacacgtagaattttaaaaattatcatttacttTCTAAACTCGTGACATTTTTCGCCCGATTACATCTTCCTCGTTCGTGTCCACCTTTGATTTCCAACTGCATCGGTAATTTTTCACAATGGGAAACCATCGGAGTGTAAAACGTATCGTTTACCGCACACTAAACAATATTTCGCTACGTCTTGTCCTGCCTACGATTTTTTATCTTTCCACTACGGTGACAACACGAAAGTTCGAATAAATCTGCCCCGCATTGTGTTGTTGTTGCCAACACTCACTTTTCAGTGATTCTAATGACATCACACTCGTAAACAAAGCTgctatttcataaattaacagGCACCAAGTTTCAGGGatactgaaaaaattaacaataaatcccCGTTTAATCGTTCCATTCTCATTGATGTTCGAGATATATTCGTCACTTGGACTAAATAGACAGGTTACATTAAAATGCATCGACAGGTGTTCCGTTCGAGCAAATTAATATCACTGAACCTTGATTGTTCGAGGCAATATTGTTTAAACCGTTTGCGAAATCCTACGGCGACACATCCTCGTGGTCAcgccaattaattaattattttaacaaagtaGGAAACTCTCCCGGGTTGGCAAACGTGCACATTTTTGCGTTTGCGTAACCGTTGCGTTGTTTCACGGACTCGTTGCCCCGTTAAGTCACAAAAAAAACGAAAGGAATCCATTGTTTTATGTAACCAATAATTAGAATAACAATCTAATTGTCGGCCACGGTGGATTTCCCGATAAAATCCGTCGGTGCTTCCGCCCACCTCGCCTACCTTAAGCTTCCTCAGCTTGAAGAGCAGCTTCAGTAACGTGAAGAGAAGGTCGGAAAACATGGTCGTGGTCCACGTGCGGCACACTTGGCACCGACAcgcacattaaaattaaaacggtTAAATCGATCGCGGACAACGCAATTGAGAAAATCGATAAGAAAATCGCGGAAGACAcctaaaactgtttttattcgTTTTCGTATTCAGTTACGAATCGTATTTATAAatgatagttttattattgcaCCGACGCCCCGAATCACAATATGGTGCCCGGACGACATTGAAAAAACTcgtaaaacaaaaagaaaatatcagTTTTAAGTGTTTACTACCGGACATTAAAAACTGATTTGCGTATGCATATTAAGTGTGCATCATTAAAGACGTATTAGCTTACACATTAGACCACATTCAATTTCAATCTGGCAGCCGGTAAAAAATACCGTGTATGTAAAACAGTGACGGCGACAGCAAAAcgcaattaataactaattaactcGTCACAACTAAGAAAAGTTAAAACTgtatttgcataattaataattaacgatTACCGGGAATTTTCAATTCGATCATGAGCTTTCACAAAGCAGTAAACAATGGCACAGAGATAATTAACTGAACCATTTTAAAGCCGATCCAGAAAATTGCACATGCCGGTTAGTctgcataaatcaaaaaaaaaaaatactttcatcAGATACCATTCGGCGAATTTCACTCGACTCCAAAAGCGCGAAAGTCCATTCTTCACGttgcataattttatgttgataTTTGTTCGCGTGGAACCGAAAATGCTGCGGTgtttaaatgaattgtttaTGGGTATTTTTGGGTGGTCCGACGTTTGGCTATGCCAGTAGATCGTTGTGTATGGTattgttttctaattaatcGCCACTTCCTTCGGACAATTGTTTACaagtgttaatttaattgggcCGAAACAGTTGTTGAACGAGACcaacgttttaataatcaattttaaaacagaacACTTCTCTGATTATAGAGGGTTCAAACCAGATAGAGAAATTAGTCACTAAAGTGTTCAaagttttacaatatattatctCTAACAAAGATATGAcgatattttggtaaatttcgaaataattcatattgttgttaacaaaaaaagagggtgtaattaataaattattttatttatttttataaactaaatactAATTCCAAAAGTGTATATAGTGTAAGATATTTacctcaaatataaatatctctTTACAATTTCGAAATAGTAtgaccaatttttttatttcaaattgaaattataattaaacttgcCATTAAAACGTAGAAAAGAagttgaatttttcaaaaacatataatttattatttattatattacctcAAACTAAGATACGATGATATTAAGACAAATTTCAAGACAATTAGTAAGTAAAAAAGCACTTGTGAAAAAGGCAGTTTTCGTAAATAATTCAGAATCGGGACACGACATATACATACTGACGAAACAGCGTTTCAAATCGGCCGAAATCGCCTTAATTATCCGTggtgttacaatttttttataggaaTGTGTTCACACACAAGTGGTTCAAGTTAAATTATCTCGAATCGTCAggcaatatattttgatttgagCACATAATACGAGGGGATTAAGTGCTTGTTAACATCGCACCGACAAAGGGGCCGTGCGtcgttttacaacaatttaagaggccataaattcaaatatcaaagTCGCGCATAACTTAATCGCGGACTCCTCCACTTTATAAGCTCGTCGCGTCCATGTTTTCTTCGACGACGAACGACAACGCCAATTAAGCCGGGACGTTTGGTaacattaattagattttttttatattcgttgTGCGGTGATGCAACTGTAActgttttgaatatttcgaTGGTGTCATTTGCGACCGATTTGGGAGCCACTAAATATAGATAATGCGATAGGTTGGTGGGtgaatctaaattaatttaatgagtcaataaaatatttcgataaataattcataaattcaaatttaaataataaatattttttcttttattttagttttatatttagattttattttatatttatttaattattaaaaaaattaatattaataaacttaaaaaattaaaagaaaaaagttgttaatatataactattaatttaacttaatattatactttcttgttgtaataaaaaattatatttaaatatttaaattaaaattgaagacgtgataaattatttcctcaaaaataaaaatataaaatattttaaaaatatcaataaaaacaagaatttactgacttaaataaaacttgttgTGTATGAACGAGGAatcctaataattaataaaagcattcaatattttaaaattttattaaattaattatttttcgcaGAAAATGAagattaagaatatttattaatttactttaacaaGCAATCCCagtaattaaaagattttatattgaatattcaaaattctaaaatatacatttttatcttaagttaaaaaatcagtataattgtacattaaattaaaataggagatatattttcatcaaaaaatgtacaatatttgtaaaaatattaataaaaatgagaatttttattaatttaaagtacgTGAAAGGAAAGAatcctaataattaataaaaaaattcaatatttaaaaattttattaaaatattaaagatagaCTAGAACAGGAggcgtaataaattatttttcgcagaaaat encodes the following:
- the LOC109604795 gene encoding rho GTPase-activating protein 21-B isoform X6, whose translation is MADDDGGSSHKPTSSHNNRPQETYQRGQEAQVEQRFPSHPAGIISLPRGSRGAKSLYLKREGNSFGFTLRHFIIYPPETLEEQDEWYSKVGALHEPMDTIFVKKVHDASPAKRAGLQYGDRLLAVNGIPIKDKTYNQVVQLIANSPDYLHLLVVPKEEDIIQRVFPDKAHNPISNQPEVPYDRQSAQQIIQQHIQLPPYQYRADPNAWRELQLQQQFYGYPDYGQLSRTAAISLGQRSADNLLCRRELRPVSTVSSNHHSQHQYHPQQHQQQQQQQQQEIYAEIQPNEGIHRQQRGSRAQPQVPLYRKMGRRASEGNSLQDREPYYDEPALYFAAGGLGGDDAYGRVNRTKQNYPHGGYIDQQRMLSLNYPPAAGCRLSMDGGRRESTSSLSSSNADGSKDSQYDSSSTLTDRQEDTRIIERIRNSFQQKEEFLRAAPHTSTEHALVHREFYGQPQKMKRSVWPPTNEQVRQESPSRSASKPNHQNFIRVKNDIDNERDLRHVVQQNGGAPGGGMANSAPPQRGVKSPKDKAAPINLDRIQEATVAPQNYDLAMERINGSLTMEDAYTDDRSMYPHMVHKRAREFESGRPLPEDDPMSNRINFTKNELARISSKKLVPNVTERAQEYEIRAVEPRRDNSGTSTNSGSTNYSRRIQRDARSLDSSGSNTSSSSVNEDLHNKKLSGNVLISSGSKYIHCPLPSDWGKPTDTSGNEAIRQRARSNSAESWVAALGSDDRGKRDPSKRISRQDAVAAAERKKANANEAADAPAQPLYADLPPLIPEPVERMHLAPSVSITPAPTVVQTRPARPNQLDLEGPVRPARHLKAPSGATEALARRSISPADDERVVRRESYLKATEGGRVDFNIEHSDGELSPQRSGSVSGNSSSSASLDREKAPESPSDKEAVIREGPVFCKISEIDGKRATDRAWKPVWAVLRGPKLHLYKDKHHTSPVGSTDVVDHSLADGVDMRTSVVRVAEDYTKRKNVLRVSSVKPCRSEFLLQTDDLTLGEWVKVLQEQVATTTEAEARQDHLNSTQQAVPQTIPASTTIQVQGSHLSPQLGKGKNSAARNRSPTGQSPVSKTRKPSHTQDPTTSPKSKNWAGRMYKQLHKKIQGGTSPSSPTAPEVSTFGIPIEQCLPSTNNPFVPKVVDVCTSIVEEKGLQIVGIYRVPGNNASITALTDEINKNYEDVPMDDQKWNDVNVVSSILKSYFRKMPDSLITVKLYPCFINAAKIEDPTERLKELKRLVKSLPPHNYETLKHIVLHLSRVVEKSEINKMEAKNLAIVFGPTIVRSESDNMESMVNNMTNQCKIVEILLNGAEYFFSDNDPPEPLQIPPLVRPEENEYIEQGNHALLLNNINKYEAIGKEGKDRKLLHSLVMSAAQRIKKTPKQANSSQSKEEVTTPTSPKSFSSQLSSLSDLKESTTTDSKVVYVPASNAEREMENSSEKLKRRLEKFNRETQEDIQKSRWPPNDFVDGRGNTGLSSSAGNVNQQNARLSLKPAEMMKTHSASNVYARLSNTTDHSRNSLGSMEGGYPVQYSPILGSLSLSKQSYATDKSGADHPSDISDRRGNRTVLRRGSSVENINSSSLDLNANGGLKKVKYEKESDLSQRSGSLESLNKQSDGVSDLMKDLTKAYDQIKQKHNLLSGEDLPFVDESPDKQQPPQEGAQSDKENIPGSNDLYKNPSLHKTQYVPTGFKLKEIKYKESKRDAEKDEDTMTADNVPDNERNISTHNKLTLAPNTNKLNSNGSKLRRSESLNKPERTVSPQTIKLKRSESLNKTGDKLKRSDSLTKNEKTESNNNKRRELSTSGRRSKENTKLKRKNGMPDRSIKRRHTVGGTKDPDKVTYLDNKSQEDTSPKENKDKNLRTSSPDLSSTRRERLCLEINLVGPEDMVVALRQHFIGARPQSFPESVFKVPLESHV
- the LOC109604795 gene encoding rho GTPase-activating protein 21-B isoform X4, with the translated sequence MADDDGGSSHKPTSSHNNRPQETYQRGQEAQVEQRFPSHPAGIISLPRGSRGAKSLYLKREGNSFGFTLRHFIIYPPETLEEQDEWYSKVGALHEPMDTIFVKKVHDASPAKRAGLQYGDRLLAVNGIPIKDKTYNQVVQLIANSPDYLHLLVVPKEEDIIQRVFPDKAHNPISNQPEVPYDRQSAQQIIQQHIQLPPYQYRADPNAWRELQLQQQFYGYPDYGQLSRTAAISLGQRSADNLLCRRELRPVSTVSSNHHSQHQYHPQQHQQQQQQQQQEIYAEIQPNEGIHRQQRGSRAQPQVPLYRKMGRRASEGNSLQDREPYYDEPALYFAAGGLGGDDAYGRVNRTKQNYPHGGYIDQQRMLSLNYPPAAGCRLSMDGGRRESTSSLSSSNADGSKDSQYDSSSTLTDRQEDTRIIERIRNSFQQKEEFLRAAPHTSTEHALVHREFYGQPQKMKRSVWPPTNEQVRQESPSRSASKPNHQNFIRVKNDIDNERDLRHVVQQNGGAPGGGMANSAPPQRGVKSPKDKAAPINLDRIQEATVAPQNYDLAMERINGSLTMEDAYTDDRSMYPHMVHKRAREFESGRPLPEDDPMSNRINFTKNELARISSKKLVPNVTERAQEYEIRAVEPRRDNSGTSTNSGSTNYSRRIQRDARSLDSSGSNTSSSSVNEDLHNKKLSGNVLISSGSKYIHCPLPSDWGKPTDTSGNEAIRQRARSNSAESWVAALGSDDRGKRDPSKRISRQDAVAAAERKKANANEAADAPAQPLYADLPPLIPEPVERMHLAPSVSITPAPTVVQTRPARPNQLDLEGPVRPARHLKAPSGATEALARRSISPAFWDDKPVVVKRRPKNTNIADDERVVRRESYLKATEGGRVDFNIEHSDGELSPQRSGSVSGNSSSSASLDREKAPESPSDKEAVIREGPVFCKISEIDGKRATDRAWKPVWAVLRGPKLHLYKDKHHTSPVGSTDVVDHSLADGVDMRTSVVRVAEDYTKRKNVLRVSSVKPCRSEFLLQTDDLTLGEWVKVLQEQVATTTEAEARQDHLNSTQQAVPQTIPASTTIQVQGSHLSPQLGKGKNSAARNRSPTGQSPVSKTRKPSHTQDPTTSPKSKNWAGRMYKQLHKKIQGGTSPSSPTAPEVSTFGIPIEQCLPSTNNPFVPKVVDVCTSIVEEKGLQIVGIYRVPGNNASITALTDEINKNYEDVPMDDQKWNDVNVVSSILKSYFRKMPDSLITVKLYPCFINAAKIEDPTERLKELKRLVKSLPPHNYETLKHIVLHLSRVVEKSEINKMEAKNLAIVFGPTIVRSESDNMESMVNNMTNQCKIVEILLNGAEYFFSDNDPPEPLQIPPLVRPEENEYIEQGNHALLLNNINKYEAIGKEGKDRKLLHSLVMSAAQRIKKTPKQANSSQSKEEVTTPTSPKSFSSQLSSLSDLKESTTTDSKVVYVPASNAEREMENSSEKLKRRLEKFNRETQEDIQKSRWPPNDFVDGRGNTGLSSSAGNVNQQNARLSLKPAEMMKTHSASNVYARLSNTTDHSRNSLGSMEGGYPVQYSPILGSLSLSKQSYATDKSGADHPSDISDRRGNRTVLRRGSSVENINSSSLDLNANGGLKKVKYEKESDLSQRSGSLESLNKQSDGVSDLMKDLTKAYDQIKQKHNLLSGEDLPFVDESPDKQQPPQEGAQSDKENIPGSNDLYKNPSLHKTQYVPTGFKLKEIKYKESKRDAEKDEDTMTADNVPDNERNISTHNKLTLAPNTNKLNSNGSKLRRSESLNKPERTVSPQTIKLKRSESLNKTGDKLKRSDSLTKNEKTESNNNKRRELSTSGRRSKENTKLKRKNGMPDRSIKRRHTVGGTKDPDKVTYLDNKSQEDTSPKENKDKNLRTSSPDLSSTRRERLCLEINLVGPEDMVVALRQHFIGARPQSFPESVFKVPLESHV